The stretch of DNA TTTCAAATAAACCGGCCGTGGTTTTATTTACCTGTTTATCAGTGCACTGGGCGGATAAAATAACAGCTATCAATAATTCAAAAGGGTTACGGAAATGCAAAGTGGGTTCGGCATGTGGAATATATTCAGCCAGCAGCTCTAGAATTTTTTTTTATTAACCATTCTAAACCTCCCCGGGCAAAAGTTTGGCATGCTCTACTTTAATACATTTATTCATAATTACAGGGACCCCATTGGCACTACATTTTTCGGCCGCCTCATCATTAATAATACCCAATTGCATCCATACAGCGCCAGAATTAATTTTAAGCGCTTCATCCACAATGGGGGGTACTTGATCGCTGCGGCGGAATATGTTGACTATATCCACCTTTTCCGGGACGGACAATAAATCAGGGTAAGCAGTTTCACCAAGTACTGTTTTAATCCGTGGGTTTACGGGAATAATACGGTATCCCCTAGCTTGCATATATTGGGCTACCTGGTAACTATCCCTATGGGTTTTATGAGATAGGCCAACCACCGCAATAGTGCGGCTGTTTTGCAGTATTTCGCGTACTTGCTGATCCGTAGCAATGTTGTACATATGATTCACTCCCGGTAATCATAAAAATATTTAATCTTTCTCGCATTTAAATAAATATACCTGCCTGGTTGATTAATATTTTTTCGCAATCTATATCATAAGCTACAAAAGCATTATATTCAATAAAGGTTGTGGCAATAATAAAAAAGGCTTTGAGGATAAAACAATTATACCGCGGAAATGTTAAGTTTATTAATTTACCGCCGGTTTTTTATTTTGCTGATAATAATTTCATACAAGGAGGGCATTGCATGATCGCTACTTTTACCTGGGTTCTGGGGGGCGCACTAATATTGGTGCTCCTGGCCGTTTTTTTATGGTCGGCCCATAACAAACAAAAAAAACCTGTACCTCGGCAAGTCCCGATGGTAACCCGGGAAGAATTTGCAGAAGAACTGGCTATTCCCGTGACATTTCCACCTCAACCGGCAGCAAAACCCAACATGCCTGAGATACCATGGCATTATGGTATGGATCGCATGGTACTAATGGTGCGCGATCCTAATTGGATCTTTGCTTACTGGGAAATATCGGCCACCAAGCAGCAAGAATTCAGCAATCAGTACGGGGCCGACGCATGGAGCAGCTCTCGGTCTGTTTTGCGGGTATACGATATAACAGGTATTGATAGTTTTAACGGTGCCAATGCCAACGACTTTATGGACATTCCCATCAGTGATTATGTGGATAGCTGGCATATAGACGTAGCACGTCCCAATTCTACATTTTGTGTAGACTTGGGCAGGCTTTTTCCAGATGGTACGTTTATTACCCTGCTGCGTTCCAATATAGTGCAAACACCCAGCATGGCCATCTCCAACTTGCTGGATGAAGAATGGATGTGGATTGAGGGAATTTATCGCACTATCACCCGCCTGCATATGGGCAGTTCCCCCATGGTGACAGAGGAGGTTGCCAGGGGTATGGGCATTATCCCTCTGGGAATAAGCTCACCCGGCCTCGGCAATAAGAAAAAATAATATTAGATTACAAATAAAGGAGAGTAAATTTTGGGTAAAGGATACCTTTGTTTTGTATTGCACGCACATTTACCGTTTGTTAGACATCCGGAACACGAGCATTTTTTAGAAGAGAGATGGCTTTACGAGGCCATTACAGAAACTTATTTACCATTAATTGACGCATTTGATGAACTTGTCGAGGAAAACATACCTTTTCGGGTAACCATTTCCATATCACCGCCACTATTAACCATGTTAACGGACGAACTTTTGCAGGAAAGGTACCTCAGGCATTTAAATAAATTAATAGAGCTGGCCGAAAAGGAAACGGTGCGCACCAGGGACACTGTCTTTTATCCCACTGCGCTAATGTACAGAGATCGGCTTTACCGCATCAGATATCTTTTTGCGGAAAAATATCACCGCAATATTATAAGCGCATTTAAAAAACTGCAGGATTACGAGCGGCTTGAGGTGATTACCTGCGCGGGAACACATGGTTTTTTGCCGCTGCTTATTAATCAGCCCGAAGCAGTTCGCGCCCAGGTGGGCGTAGCAGTGGATCTTTATACCGCGCACTTCGGCCACAAGCCACCTGGCATTTGGTTGCCTGAATGTGCTTATACTTACGGTGTGGATAACATATTAAAGGAATTCGGCATTAAGTACTTTTTCACGGATACCCATGGAGTGTTGTTTGCATCACACCGTCCCAAGTATGGCATTTATGCCCCTATTTTTTGTCCCACCGGGGTAGCTGTTTTCGGACGGGACGTGGAATCATCCAAGCAAGTCTGGAGTTCCAATGAAGGATACCCGGGTGACTATGACTACCGTGAGTACTACAGAGATATCGGGCACGATTTACCATACGATTACATTCACCCTTACATTCATCCGGACGGTATTAGAGTCAACACCGGAATAAAATACTTTCGCGTAACTGGCAAGGAAGGTAACAAGGAACCCTATTGCCGGGAAAATGCACTGCGTAAAACCGAAATCCATGCCAGCAACTTCTTGTTCAACCGGGAACACCAAATAGCGCACTTAAATTCGCTCATGGACCGGGAACCCATTATTATTGCTCCCTATGATGCCGAACTGTTTGGTCACTGGTGGTTTGAAGGACCGGACTGGCTGAAAAACGTGCTGCGTAAAATATATTATGATTTTCCCAACATTGCAACAGTTACGCCGCAGGATTATTTGAAAAAATATCCTTGCAATCAGGTAGCCCGCCCCTGCCCCTCCACATGGGGCAACAATGGCTATAACGAAGTATGGCTAAGCCGGGAAAACGACTGGGTTTACCGGCACCTGCACATTATGGCCAGCAAAATGACCGAGTTGGTGGAAACTAACCCCTACGCCAGCGGTGTTAGGCTTAGAGCAATAAAGCAGGCCGCTAGAGAGTTGTTACTGGCCCAGAGCAGCGATTGGGCATTTATCATGTTTACGGGAACTATGGTGGATTACGCTATAAGGCGCACCAAGCAGCATGTGCATAATTTTCTGCAGC from Desulfoscipio gibsoniae DSM 7213 encodes:
- a CDS encoding CoA-binding protein; translation: MYNIATDQQVREILQNSRTIAVVGLSHKTHRDSYQVAQYMQARGYRIIPVNPRIKTVLGETAYPDLLSVPEKVDIVNIFRRSDQVPPIVDEALKINSGAVWMQLGIINDEAAEKCSANGVPVIMNKCIKVEHAKLLPGEV
- a CDS encoding DUF4912 domain-containing protein, with the translated sequence MIATFTWVLGGALILVLLAVFLWSAHNKQKKPVPRQVPMVTREEFAEELAIPVTFPPQPAAKPNMPEIPWHYGMDRMVLMVRDPNWIFAYWEISATKQQEFSNQYGADAWSSSRSVLRVYDITGIDSFNGANANDFMDIPISDYVDSWHIDVARPNSTFCVDLGRLFPDGTFITLLRSNIVQTPSMAISNLLDEEWMWIEGIYRTITRLHMGSSPMVTEEVARGMGIIPLGISSPGLGNKKK
- a CDS encoding glycoside hydrolase family 57 protein → MGKGYLCFVLHAHLPFVRHPEHEHFLEERWLYEAITETYLPLIDAFDELVEENIPFRVTISISPPLLTMLTDELLQERYLRHLNKLIELAEKETVRTRDTVFYPTALMYRDRLYRIRYLFAEKYHRNIISAFKKLQDYERLEVITCAGTHGFLPLLINQPEAVRAQVGVAVDLYTAHFGHKPPGIWLPECAYTYGVDNILKEFGIKYFFTDTHGVLFASHRPKYGIYAPIFCPTGVAVFGRDVESSKQVWSSNEGYPGDYDYREYYRDIGHDLPYDYIHPYIHPDGIRVNTGIKYFRVTGKEGNKEPYCRENALRKTEIHASNFLFNREHQIAHLNSLMDREPIIIAPYDAELFGHWWFEGPDWLKNVLRKIYYDFPNIATVTPQDYLKKYPCNQVARPCPSTWGNNGYNEVWLSRENDWVYRHLHIMASKMTELVETNPYASGVRLRAIKQAARELLLAQSSDWAFIMFTGTMVDYAIRRTKQHVHNFLQLYQQIKSNSLDEGMLGDLEYKNNIFPDINLNYFKNMNGQVYSATG